A segment of the Populus alba chromosome 9, ASM523922v2, whole genome shotgun sequence genome:
TGTTGTCGATAATCACACTAGCATTCTATCAAAATTCTTTGCAGATGATCTtcgtttaaatttttaaccaagACAGACATTCGGATCTTCTTCGTCAGAATCAAATTCCACCTGCAAGAAATCAAAAGCATAAATACACTGGCTGTACATGAATCAACATAGGAAGGAAAAGGCCTTGTTATTTGGATTGTCTGATGATGCAATTTTTATGAACAGACTCAAAATTTCTACACCAACATACATGATGCAGAAGCAGAAACCAATAATCACTACCGTAGCAATAAGATGTCAAAGTGTTTCATCAAAAAAAGTATACTCACATTTTCATCTCTAAACCATCTTCCATGGCAATCACGCTTCCAACCCGCTTCAGTGAACTTCAGCTCTCTCTCTCGCCGCTCCCTAAAATCCAGGTGCTGTTGCACAAGCATCTTCTCAGATGCTATTACTTCCGGACATGAGCTGTTTTCGCAGATTTTGGTCACCACATTCATAATATTTACATATCCCACGCTCAATTTCAGATCACAGTTTTGATTTTCGGAACTCAACTGGGCAGTTCCTTTGCCAAGTATCTTGGTAGCAGCCTTCTTTGTCTTTTCAATCAATGGCTTACTCACTAACTTGGTATTTTTGTTCAAAGCACTTGGATTAGCAGGCCTAACATCAGATTCTGATAACGCTAATCTTTTATTAATCTCACTTTGTCTCATCAATTCTTTTTCCTTCAGCTTGGACTCCGCAGCAATATGTCGGGATCCCTTACAATGCATCTACAATATAAAACACATTTGAACAATCTGTtggaaataattttgaaatctttATTTAAAGTGTCTTTTAGTTCTACTAGTGTCTCCTAGAATATATGtatctaacaattaaaaatgtatatatcttttaaatctCTTGAATTATCCtataatagtataaatatatatgtttagaGTATTACATAGGAATTCCTCTCTTAGAAGAGTAATATATTATatgaaagagattttttttcacCATGCTTCCCTTCCTACCTTCTCCCCTACTTATTTCTAAAATAGTATCAAAGCTAGTTTGATCTAATGAGAGTGGATGGACAAGTGACATTCAAAGCAGAAAAAATAAAGGTGCAAGAATAGTACACAACAAGAGAATTGGGACTACGAGATAGACGTAGCATAAGAAAGAGGTTTAGTGCAAGCTGATAACTTCTTGCACAAGAGATGATGTGGTACTAACACACACGACAAAGAGACGAGAGAACCCTTCTTACAATAGATGGAAAATGGCCAACGAgccatgacaaaaaaatattacagcAGCCATAAGGGGAGAAAAATGACTTAGATGAACCATGTTTAAGCAAATAAAATTGCTAAAGAGAGGAAGGTTGAAGGGATAGCAATGAGATGCCATTAGCAAGTCTTGACTTTATCATCTCAACACATtccaaattttaaaacttctccTAGCTATATGCATGTAACTATTACAGATCTATTTATAAATCTCTTGAATTATTCTAGTATAAACATACGTGTTCAAAGTATTgtatttaaattcaaatgcACTAGGACTTCCTCTCTTGGTAGAGTAATGTGTTGTATAAAACAGATTTGTTTTCACCATACTTCCCTTCCTACTTTCTCCCCTACTTAATTCTACTACAATCAGATAATCAATATTTACAATAACAGAAAACCCTTCTCAAACAACCTCAAATGGATACAAATCAGAATTCAGTTCTGTATTTAGTCTTTCTAGAGTTTGGTAATAGTGAGTTTTTGTATCCCATTTGATTCTTTTACATAAAAACACAAGTGgggtttctctctttttaatttatttcgatTCAGTGATTGCTGGTAATGAATGCTACAGAGCAAGAAATctgaaaattgaagaaaaagataagaGGGCATCTGGTGCGTACAGAGAGCGCGAGGGGAGATTCGAGGACGGGATTGTGAGGGCAAACAAGACATGCGTATTTTCCACTTGATAGCTTCTTGTGAGAAGACCCATCAAGTCCGTCTATTACAAGATCATCAACTCTTCTTTTCCTGCACTGTGCTTCTCTTGCCCAGCTATCTCCACCAAAAACGCTCATCTCTTCTTGTTCCTTCTTTTGTTGTTAAAACTCACTCTTTCTACGTAATCCAATTTTTCCTTGAGCACAAGATTGGGCCTGTTGTAGCTCTTTCGGCCACAAGTCTTcccttttgtttgtttctttctcGGGCCTTAACTGTATGCTATGGAGCCCAAGTCTCCAAACAggagagggaaaagaaaagaatttgagACAATAAATAAATGGAGATTATTATAGATTTTGTATGttgacttttatatttttttttcctattcaagTATTCAtacttttatctttattatttaaatttttaatttttaattaattttttaatatagattttattaaatatacgataataaattgataaattaacaTGTTAGCATGCGAGTTAATTATCCATAAATAATCACctaatttataatcaaatatttatatatttatgtttttgtgggcctacattatttttagttttattatttgagtttttgtattttttaaaacttaaaaattgaatacttttaattttaaaagcgtTAACTATCTACTTTACATTCTTATATAGGCTATTCATTATCAagtcaagtaaaaaataataatatcaatttattaaaattaaaagaaagataaaaaaaacttattcaaataaaaaataagattaactCCATCTCCATAAtttcctaacaaaaaaaaaaacaaatctccgTTTCTAATGTTTAGAAGGCTAgatataatcattatttttaaaatgtttttgtttttttattaggtttttctggctaaatattaaaataaatacaaattaaaaattaagagaaaaatttTAAGGGGTGTTAGATAAATATACCCTTAGTTTATGGGCTGGACTGATTGGCCCTAAAACCTAAGCTGAATCTGGTGAAGGCCcaacaatttcaaaaataaatgtgAGAATTAGTATTTAGTTAGGAGACTGATACAAGACCGGGTAAAAAAACCGGAAGGTAGTTAAGGAGACAAATCCTAATACGATATTGATTCAATCCTTAgccaacatatatatataatcggCCACACACATGGATTGTCTACACAAGAATTTATTATATCCTTATTGTTGACAAGCAGGTTTTCTCTTACCTTAATTTCTTCGTTATTCTACCGAGAGGTGCGCAGGTTTTCCTTGTAATCATAGCCATGGGGTTTAGCTATTTCTCGTACGATCAAGAATATGCTGATAAAATATCGCAAGGGAAACAAATCATACCATCTATCACCCTCTTTCATGTGTTCAACTATGATGCTTTTTACGACGTCTACACTGCTGATCATCATGGCAGTGAAGAAGCATGCGAGACAGTAGTGAGCAATAGTAATGCTTTCAATTACGATGATTCTTTTTATGATGATGTCTACGAACCATTAAAGATAGACTGGACTCATTTCAATGAGTTCGTGGCTGGATTATGTGAGGAGCTTAAGTTACAAATACTGGAGAAACGTCTAAAGAAGGATGGTGGTGCTGTTGTCCACCATGATGATGGAGTTGACGAGGTTGAGGGTGAGGTTATTCTTTGGAGGCCTGCCGGCGGCGTGAAGTACTAGAAGGGCTGGCTTGCAATTGCTCCGTGCATCCGAGAATGGAGATCCCTCGCAAGCGATCTTGAtcgattcttgttttttatttttactagagAATTATTCAATCATGCATATGCATGCGTTTTGATGTTGCGACGACAATATTAATTAGGGTTTGACGACGTCgagcacatatatatattaattacacttgttgttgttatgtgttttggaatcaatttatttcttcttataGATTTCTTGATCCAAAGtgcttatatattttcttttgcttacACCGAAAGAATTAAGGAAAGATATGAAACGAAAGAATTAGCATAAAACAAGCATGTTACCGCAGACTTTAGGTTAAgagtaataattataatgagttaacacaaattattttttaattaattttttagttgattttttttttaattttatgatttaatactaagttgattaaaaattatgcttgtgaattttttttaatttattttttattgaattatcccaatttttataatttaattgagtcaTAAATTTAGTagattaactcgagttaattgaatttttttttaattaatttttttttttattttattcttcaagcaatgaatttatttaaaattaaattttataatttatttcctaTTTGATTGGGGAATCGATGAATTTGTACCGACCTTTGAAGTAGGAATTATAGGCTAGTTTCCGGTGCATCGAGGCCTCAGATTTCCTTTTCTACACAAGCTTCACAGTGTAGACCTGAGTTGCAGTTTCTGtctaatacatatattatgaTACGTTTAGAATAGtgtgaaaacaaacaaaaagaaaaagatgcaaTACTAGTAGCAGTGCGTGTAATTCAATGGAATGTCTAATCTCCCATGGTGATATTATTACAATGGAAGCCAGCTCCTcaatgaaatcaaattaaagataataaaattaattccacTCAAGCCAGCATGCATGAAAgaactaattaagaaaataaaacaacggACGTAACGGGCTTcgtgacaaaaataaataaattatattagatGTTGAGTAGGAAACTTGCCTATAGTATCATTTAGGTAAAATGGATTGTTCTTGAGAGCCCAATAAGTATAATTGACACCAAATACGTAATTTTGAGACCCTCCAACAGATCTTATTAGGagtatttgtattattttgacaACAAAAGCCACGTTTGTAACCCAAATAGGTGCTGTAAAACCCGCATTCCTACTGATCGGTGACCATGCCAATTGCTAAGGAAATGTTTTGATGTAAGgtagtttgtgtttttttttaagtaaaacatatGTTTTTATAGCTTTTGAAGATGTGGTTTGtgcttaaaatatattgtattttaaaaaaaaaaccatcatacTTTAAAACCAAATACCATGTAATAGAGTGAAGCCCGTGCATGTGGTACACGAGCCATCTTCCCTGCTCCAACTCAAGAAAGATGTGAATTTTTATGCTGGAAATTGATTAGGGAAAGAAAGGTATAAAAGTTAGGGGGAGAGAATGGTGTAGAACAGCCAaagagatggtttttttttttttgatttacgtgggtgtccgagcCAGTTTGCgcacaccacgactaatctcatggctcactgaacatcctgcaaacccagtgagcatgtaaggcaccgcgggggtgacagacgtGTACAataaggtttgaacccaggatgcaaaAAACAGAGAATGGAACAAGTTCCCTTCAACCGCTGTGGCCAAGACCTAAAGTGCGAATGGTTTTTCTTGATATGGGTGGGAGTAGTAGGTCGTCCACTTCTCTGCTGTTAAATACTAAATTAATCAACGTATCAGCGCGTGTTTTTGCGTTtgaaaaattgagagagaaataAGAACAGGAataaaccattttattttattataagattTGATAAACACTCGGTATATTTCTACATATGGCCGgctaaaaacacatgaaaataaattgttttatgcCATTAATACGTTTGCATGATGTAATGAAGATGGTAAATttgtatatgataaaaatacacgTCGTCACCAAATGATGATTAAaatagttgaagaaaaaaatacaaaggaatAAGAAGTTGGAAAAAGGTGTGGAGGGTGGGGGCTTAAGAGAGGAAATCGAGGATCATGTTGTAAGGGCAAACAAGACCTTTGAActtgtcttttattttctcaCACCAACacttgaacttttatttttatgtttattttggaAAAAACTCTCATGTAAGTATATTTATTACTgtagtagtaattattttttaaaaatatttttatttaaaaatatattaaaataatattttttatatttttaaatattttttttttctatctgtatacatcaaaacgattcaaaaatttaatttaaaataaaaataaaattttaaaaacttttaaaaatatttttcactgcAGAAACAAAATGTAGGGTTGTTCTCATTGATACTTTCTTTGCTCGAGAGTAAtccatgataaaattataaaattttccgGAATTTAATGTTAATAAATGAGTTAGATTCttggctggaaaaaaaaaaaaagttgatgaatGAAGCCAAGAAAAAAGTATACTCCTCTCATGGATGCATTTCTATTATTCAAGGAGCTGGCTAAGCAGACAGGAATTACGTATACTTgggtaaataattaatatgagttaaatcttatttttttttttaaatagttatagTTGTGAGATATTTtctcataaattattatttacgaCTGATATAACTCCAATCAAATTGGAGAAATTCATGAATTTCTTAAAGAAAGATAaatgtatataattttattaatgtaCAGAAAATAGCTTGATTCCAAATTTCCAATACCATTTCATAATATATAACACACGCAAGAGATATTATTATAGATAAATCATCATCTTTACATCATACAAGCTAGCGCATGATATAATCTTTGAATGACATGGAACATTGAAGAACTTATGGACCAATAAGACCTTAAGTTCATATTTTGTCAACCAATTTTAGTTAAAACCGCAATATTGATCACTTTTGCAGCTTCCATTTAGCGTGGACTTAGCTTTGATCAATTCTTCAAACTCTCAAAGAAAATCATTGGATGTGACAGTACCATTTCGTTGACCCCTTCTCTCCCGCAGCCAACCATCACTAGAAAATGCACCGAGCTTTTCATACTGCTCCGTTTGGATCCAGGAAGCTGGGTTTCCCCCCTTGCTAGCATTAAGTACTTTTGAACGCCAAACACCCCAGAATGTCAACTAATGTCTTTGCCTAATTTATTTGATAGCATAAGTGGAGGacttaattcataaaaaataataataaaaaagagtagaGGATTTAGGCGGCCATTGAAAGCGGTGAGCATCACGTTTCTCCATCTACACCTACTcgaacagaagaaaaaaaaaaggccagtTTGGCTGTTCTGCACtatttctctttccctctccccCTCACCTATATATAGATGCTATCAACTCATATTGTACACCACACCATCTAAGTTTCAGTTCTATCTAAAGATTCACATCCTTGTCAAGTTGCACTTGAAAGGGAAGATGGCTCGTCTAACACATGCACAGGTACTCATCCTTCTGCTTAGTGCTTCCATGTGGACAATAAGCATGGCAAGCAGGCAATATGGTTTCAACAAAACTGATTGGAGTTACAAGCGTCGCCCTTGTCCCCAAAACAGTACAGCTACACCCAACAAGATCGTCGTGGGTGGATCTCAAAATTGGACGTTCGGTATCAACTACGCTGATTGGGCTCTCAAAAACGGTCCATTCTACTTCAATGACACTCTAGGTTAGTTCATCACTTAACATAAAACAATGCTATATATTATCTCCTAATCTTGTCAGGATTTCCAAAAATTACCCAACATCTACGACGCGCTGCCATTCAGATTCGGGTCATTTGCAGAGATCCTATTAGCAGCACATAGtcgtatatatattttttgattaagCCCATGTTTGTGTGGATGGGATTGATTTGTATTTCTTTCATACGAGTGTATTGTTTGCATGCTGTATTTACTGACATGATTTATTTGTGCAGTGTTCAAGTATGATCCACCCAGTGACACAAACACCCATCCTCACAGTGTCTACTTGCTACCAAACCTATGGAGCTTCTTAAAATGTGACCTGAGCAGAGCCAAGGTGGTTGCTAGCGAGACACAAGGAGGTGGTGATGGGTTCGAGTTCGTGCTCAAGAGCTGGCAGCCTCATTACTTTGCTTGCGGCGGAGGCGCTGGCTTCCACTGTAATAACGGCACCATGAAGTTCTTTGTCATGCCAATGTTTCGTCGTCGGTATTGAATGGAAATCATCCATTAATCGCATGCATTATACCACTCgtgttgtctttttcttttctttttttcctttctaatttttaatatgagatttgtgagacctaaataaaataaggacAGTGGTGAATACGATGATATACATTGGTATGATGATGAATTGAAAAGGATATAGTTTTGTTTACTTTGTCCtcgctcctctctctctctctctctctctctctctctctctctctctctctctctcgtttaTAGTAAATTGTTCCTACTTTTTATACTAAAGGGAAGGGATCATAATTTATACATAGCCAAATTTACGTACAATCATGTTTATGGGAGGACGTTCTTTTTTCACTCAATTAAATCTGTTCTCCATTGCTGACAAtccaatattaattttatttgtaatatttcgTTAATGTCTGAATCTAACCAGTTATTGGTCCTAATGCTTAAGAATTGAAAACACAACTTTACGAATCACATTGCCTAACTCCAAAATCTCCACCTAACTTGTCAAATAAAAATGTATGCAACTC
Coding sequences within it:
- the LOC118058679 gene encoding uncharacterized protein — encoded protein: MSVFGGDSWAREAQCRKRRVDDLVIDGLDGSSHKKLSSGKYACLVCPHNPVLESPLALSMHCKGSRHIAAESKLKEKELMRQSEINKRLALSESDVRPANPSALNKNTKLVSKPLIEKTKKAATKILGKGTAQLSSENQNCDLKLSVGYVNIMNVVTKICENSSCPEVIASEKMLVQQHLDFRERRERELKFTEAGWKRDCHGRWFRDENVEFDSDEEDPNVCLG
- the LOC118058680 gene encoding uncharacterized protein gives rise to the protein MARLTHAQVLILLLSASMWTISMASRQYGFNKTDWSYKRRPCPQNSTATPNKIVVGGSQNWTFGINYADWALKNGPFYFNDTLVFKYDPPSDTNTHPHSVYLLPNLWSFLKCDLSRAKVVASETQGGGDGFEFVLKSWQPHYFACGGGAGFHCNNGTMKFFVMPMFRRRY